The following proteins come from a genomic window of Dromaius novaehollandiae isolate bDroNov1 unplaced genomic scaffold, bDroNov1.hap1 HAP1_SCAFFOLD_27, whole genome shotgun sequence:
- the LOC135326397 gene encoding olfactory receptor 14A16-like yields the protein MAYDRYVAICKPLHYGTLMGSRACVKMAASAWASGFLNALLHTANTFSIPLCQGNTVEQFFCEIPQILKLSCSDSYLREVGLLVVSMCLGFGCFIFIVLSYVQIFTAVLRIPSEQGRHKAFSMCLPHLAVVSLFVSTGMFAYLKPPSLSSPALDLVVAVLYSVVPPAVNPLI from the coding sequence atggcctatgaccgctatgttgccatctgcaaacccctgcactatgggacactcatgggcagcagagcttgtgtcaaaatggcagcatccgcctgggccagtggctttctcaatgctctcctgcacactgctaacacattttcaataccactctgccaaggcaacacagtggagcagttcttctgtgaaatcccccagatcctcaagctctcctgctcagactcctacctcagggaagtgggccttcttgtggttagtatgtgtttaggctttgggtgtttcattttcattgtgctgtcctacgtgcagatcttcacagctgtgctgaggatcccctctgagcaaggccgccacaaagccttttccatgtgcctcccgcacctggctgtggtctccctgtttgtcagcactggcatgtttgcctacctgaagcccccctccctctcttccccagctctggatctggtggtggctgttctgtactcagtggtgcctccagcagtgaaccccctcatc